In Thermodesulfobacteriota bacterium, one genomic interval encodes:
- a CDS encoding ribbon-helix-helix domain-containing protein translates to MKVKTSITLSEDLLEAIDQLSTQFKNRSEFIESALRAYVAKMIRDEQNAKDLAIINERVERLNKEAADVLNYQVIP, encoded by the coding sequence ATGAAAGTAAAGACATCTATCACACTCTCTGAAGACCTTCTTGAAGCCATCGACCAATTGTCAACACAGTTCAAGAACCGATCCGAATTCATCGAATCGGCCCTACGCGCATACGTGGCGAAGATGATTCGCGACGAACAGAACGCCAAAGACTTAGCTATAATAAATGAACGAGTTGAACGTCTTAATAAAGAAGCCGCTGATGTGTTGAACTATCAGGTGATTCCGTGA
- a CDS encoding type II toxin-antitoxin system PemK/MazF family toxin: MKRGELYRVAHPSARDPRRYRVFVVVSRQVLIDSRFSTVICAPIYSSHDGLSTQVLVGAGEGLKHDSSIHCDELVSLPKSALTNYVGTLPPAKIEALNQALRIALDIPE; this comes from the coding sequence GTGAAACGTGGTGAACTCTATCGCGTCGCTCACCCTTCAGCCAGAGACCCAAGAAGATACAGGGTATTTGTAGTAGTCAGTCGTCAGGTCCTAATCGATTCACGCTTTTCTACTGTTATATGTGCACCAATTTATTCAAGCCATGATGGTTTGTCTACTCAGGTATTGGTGGGAGCAGGAGAAGGTCTTAAGCACGACAGCAGCATACACTGTGATGAATTAGTGAGTTTGCCGAAATCAGCTCTAACGAATTACGTTGGCACACTGCCACCAGCGAAAATCGAGGCTCTAAATCAAGCTCTACGAATCGCGCTGGACATTCCCGAATAG
- the pyrF gene encoding orotidine-5'-phosphate decarboxylase translates to MAKVDFKPEERIILALDFPEFDVAKTWVKRLIGKIKIFKVGPILFLSSGPQGIKNLSDMGAQIFLDLKFHDIPSTAGKSAKQVVSYGIHMFTVHALGGFEMMRTVSESVKLESERLLQAKPLIFAVTILTSHSEEGINEIGIKGLPIESVLRLADIADIAGVDGIVCSGMEVEVLKKEFGDRFKLVVPGIRLDKYAQDQKRVVTPAEAVSLGADYLVIGRAITEANDPEGALNEIIRSISYDNSA, encoded by the coding sequence ATGGCTAAAGTTGACTTTAAACCAGAAGAACGAATAATTTTAGCCCTGGATTTCCCTGAATTTGATGTTGCTAAAACCTGGGTTAAGAGATTAATAGGAAAAATCAAGATATTTAAAGTCGGCCCAATTCTTTTTTTAAGCTCAGGGCCGCAGGGAATTAAGAACCTCTCAGACATGGGAGCTCAAATATTTCTAGATCTTAAATTCCACGATATTCCCTCAACTGCTGGAAAGTCTGCTAAACAAGTTGTTAGTTATGGAATTCATATGTTTACCGTCCATGCTCTAGGTGGATTTGAAATGATGAGGACAGTTTCGGAGAGTGTAAAACTGGAGTCTGAAAGATTGTTACAAGCTAAACCTCTAATATTTGCAGTAACTATATTAACCAGTCACAGTGAAGAGGGAATAAATGAGATAGGAATTAAAGGGTTACCGATAGAATCGGTTCTTAGGCTGGCTGATATCGCAGATATTGCGGGGGTGGATGGAATTGTATGTTCAGGTATGGAGGTGGAAGTATTAAAAAAAGAATTCGGTGATAGGTTTAAACTTGTTGTTCCAGGTATAAGGCTCGATAAATATGCTCAAGACCAAAAAAGAGTTGTAACACCTGCTGAGGCTGTTTCTCTGGGGGCGGATTATCTGGTAATCGGAAGAGCTATAACTGAAGCAAATGACCCTGAAGGAGCACTTAATGAAATTATTCGTTCTATATCTTATGACAATTCAGCATGA
- a CDS encoding proline--tRNA ligase, with protein MRYKDFFIPTLKEDPADAEVVSQRLMIRSGMIRKLAAGIYNYLPLGLRSIRKVENIVREEMNRAGAIELLMPFVLPSDLWKESGRWEKYGKELLRFRDRADREFCIGPTHEEIITDLVRKEFRSYKQLPVNLYQIQAKFRDEIRPRFGVMRAREFIMKDGYSFDADGEGAERSYWLMYEAYNRIFERCGLEFRAVLADTGNIGGSFSHEFMVLAPTGEDVIMSCNKCDYAANLELAELGNKRKNETFKDKEERMHVSEVHTPDLKSVEGVSSFLKVRPSKLIKTMIIETEGEPVAALVRGDHELCLTKLKRAIGAEYVELATEKTIEKVTNGPIGFSGPVGIKINVIADRAIENITNGITGANKKDFHLINVNLSRDFSVDKFADIRVACNNDPCPKCDTGALNSSRGIEVGHVFMLGTKYSEAMDATFVDASGKERFFIMGCYGIGIGRTVAAAIEQNYDENGIVLPISIAPFEVIILPLNVSQEQIFNVAEDLYSLLNQSGIQVVIDDREESAGIKFKDADLLGIPIHIVIGQRTLKEDSVEIKLRKGGISKKVRIEEVESEIKSIRSSTS; from the coding sequence TTGAGATACAAAGATTTTTTCATCCCGACACTAAAGGAAGATCCCGCCGACGCGGAGGTAGTAAGCCAGAGATTAATGATCCGGTCCGGGATGATCAGAAAACTTGCGGCGGGAATCTACAATTACCTGCCTTTAGGGCTTCGGTCTATCAGGAAGGTTGAGAACATAGTCAGAGAAGAGATGAACCGCGCAGGAGCGATTGAATTGCTGATGCCCTTCGTACTTCCTTCTGACCTTTGGAAGGAAAGCGGTAGGTGGGAGAAATATGGAAAGGAGCTTTTGAGATTTAGGGATAGAGCTGATAGGGAATTCTGCATCGGGCCAACACACGAGGAGATAATCACAGATTTAGTTAGAAAGGAATTCAGGTCATACAAACAGCTCCCTGTTAATCTTTATCAGATCCAAGCAAAATTTAGAGATGAAATTCGTCCTCGCTTTGGTGTAATGAGAGCGAGAGAATTCATAATGAAAGATGGCTACAGTTTTGATGCGGACGGTGAAGGAGCAGAAAGGTCTTACTGGTTAATGTACGAAGCATATAACCGTATTTTTGAGAGATGCGGTCTCGAGTTTCGCGCCGTACTTGCGGATACGGGAAATATTGGAGGTAGCTTTTCGCATGAATTTATGGTTCTTGCTCCAACAGGAGAAGACGTAATAATGAGTTGCAATAAGTGCGATTATGCCGCGAATTTAGAACTTGCAGAGCTGGGGAATAAAAGAAAAAATGAAACTTTTAAAGATAAAGAAGAGAGGATGCATGTATCTGAAGTACATACCCCCGATCTGAAATCTGTTGAAGGGGTTTCATCATTCCTAAAAGTGCGTCCCAGTAAACTGATAAAAACAATGATAATAGAGACAGAGGGTGAACCTGTTGCCGCGCTTGTGAGGGGTGATCATGAACTATGTCTTACAAAACTTAAGAGGGCTATAGGTGCAGAATATGTCGAACTTGCAACAGAAAAAACAATCGAAAAAGTTACGAATGGACCCATTGGTTTCAGTGGACCAGTCGGAATCAAAATAAATGTTATAGCGGATCGGGCAATTGAGAATATTACAAATGGTATTACGGGCGCGAATAAAAAGGACTTCCATCTAATAAATGTCAATCTGAGTAGGGACTTCTCTGTTGATAAATTTGCGGATATTCGAGTCGCGTGCAACAACGACCCCTGTCCGAAATGTGACACGGGTGCTCTAAATTCAAGCCGGGGTATAGAGGTTGGGCATGTTTTTATGTTAGGCACCAAATATAGCGAGGCAATGGATGCTACTTTTGTAGATGCTTCCGGTAAAGAAAGGTTTTTTATTATGGGTTGCTATGGTATTGGGATAGGTAGAACTGTTGCTGCAGCAATAGAGCAAAATTATGACGAAAATGGCATAGTTCTCCCTATCTCAATTGCCCCGTTTGAGGTTATTATACTCCCACTCAATGTAAGCCAGGAGCAAATATTTAATGTAGCTGAGGACCTTTATTCGCTGTTAAACCAATCCGGTATTCAGGTAGTGATTGATGATAGAGAGGAGAGTGCAGGAATTAAATTCAAGGATGCAGATCTATTAGGGATCCCGATTCATATTGTGATAGGCCAGAGGACACTTAAAGAAGATTCGGTGGAGATCAAGCTGAGGAAAGGGGGGATTTCGAAGAAAGTGAGGATTGAAGAAGTCGAGAGCGAAATCAAGTCGATTCGTTCATCTACGAGTTGA
- a CDS encoding UPF0158 family protein, whose amino-acid sequence MTISCSLDDIVDALQFQSEIHKYYLDTNTGEVIMLSDEEFDAVEDDEPIENYPEWHRELITLARLVLEDKLGRFVPLPTSFDIHEYSIMERFSRKYPDIGISQELCELIQGRGAFRRFKDAIHEYGIQDEWYKYKDAALVDIAKEWCEDHGIKYTLGDLND is encoded by the coding sequence ATGACGATTAGCTGTAGCTTAGATGATATTGTCGATGCACTTCAATTCCAATCAGAGATTCACAAGTACTATCTCGACACTAATACGGGAGAGGTAATAATGCTCTCGGATGAGGAATTCGATGCTGTTGAAGATGACGAACCGATTGAAAATTATCCCGAATGGCATAGAGAATTGATTACATTGGCGCGCCTCGTATTGGAGGACAAACTAGGAAGGTTTGTACCACTTCCAACATCATTCGATATTCACGAATATAGTATCATGGAACGGTTCAGCAGAAAATATCCTGATATTGGTATATCTCAAGAGCTCTGTGAACTTATCCAAGGCCGTGGGGCATTTCGTCGTTTCAAAGATGCCATCCATGAATACGGAATTCAAGATGAGTGGTACAAATACAAGGACGCTGCGCTAGTAGATATCGCGAAGGAATGGTGCGAAGACCACGGGATTAAATACACACTTGGAGATTTAAACGACTAG
- a CDS encoding PA0069 family radical SAM protein — translation MDKLHQNIRGRGSAENPANRFEKIDYVPDDGEISQGISPKTEYYKDSTRSIIAYNDSPDVGFNAGINPYRGCEHGCIYCYARPTHEYFGLSLGLDFETKIFVKEDAPYLLRKELSSPNWKPQTIALSGNTDAYQPAERHFKLARECLNVLAEFRNPVTIVTKNYLVTRDIDILKNLSEYDAAAVAVSVTTLDPDLARVMEPRTSQPEYRLRAIQRLSENSIPTMVLIAPVIPGLTDHEMPNIIQRAVDAGAKQAGYIMLRLPYGVKELFQNWLERHYPNKKNKVLNRIRSIRGGKLNSNEFYDRMKGDGIFAEQVRKIFELACRKAGIEGNKFKLSKENFRRPGTSEQLKLFE, via the coding sequence ATGGATAAATTACATCAAAACATAAGGGGTCGTGGCTCGGCGGAAAATCCAGCCAACCGTTTTGAGAAAATCGACTATGTACCCGATGACGGGGAAATATCACAAGGAATCTCTCCCAAAACCGAGTATTACAAAGACTCAACTCGATCCATAATTGCCTACAATGATAGTCCGGACGTTGGTTTTAATGCCGGTATCAACCCTTATAGGGGCTGCGAACATGGTTGTATTTACTGTTATGCTAGACCTACTCATGAATATTTTGGACTTTCACTTGGCTTAGATTTTGAGACGAAAATTTTTGTTAAAGAAGATGCTCCATACCTCCTGCGAAAGGAATTATCCTCTCCTAACTGGAAGCCTCAAACAATCGCGCTCAGTGGCAATACCGACGCCTATCAGCCAGCTGAGCGTCATTTCAAATTGGCGAGGGAGTGTTTAAATGTTTTGGCAGAGTTTAGGAATCCTGTGACTATCGTTACAAAGAATTATCTTGTTACACGCGACATAGATATTTTAAAAAATCTTTCCGAATATGATGCAGCGGCTGTAGCAGTATCAGTAACAACTCTGGACCCAGATTTGGCACGAGTTATGGAGCCTCGTACCTCGCAGCCTGAGTATCGATTGAGAGCTATTCAAAGGCTTTCTGAAAATAGTATCCCAACAATGGTACTGATTGCGCCTGTCATTCCAGGTCTCACAGATCACGAAATGCCGAATATCATTCAAAGAGCCGTCGACGCCGGTGCCAAGCAAGCAGGATACATAATGCTTCGTTTACCATATGGTGTGAAAGAGCTTTTTCAAAACTGGTTGGAAAGACATTATCCAAATAAAAAAAATAAGGTTCTAAATCGTATACGTTCGATCCGTGGCGGAAAGCTTAATTCAAATGAATTCTACGACAGGATGAAGGGTGATGGTATTTTTGCTGAACAGGTACGAAAAATATTTGAGCTAGCCTGTCGTAAGGCAGGAATTGAAGGAAATAAATTCAAACTTTCCAAAGAGAATTTCCGCCGGCCTGGGACGTCGGAGCAATTAAAGCTTTTTGAGTAG
- a CDS encoding gamma carbonic anhydrase family protein, with the protein MIYLLGERKVEIRAKDYFIAENATVIGSVIINNNVSIWFNAVIRGDNEPIEIGEDTNIQDGVVVHTDEGIPMRIGHSVTIGHLAMLHGCDIGDNTLVGINAVILNNARIGKNCIVGANSLIPEGKEIPEGSLVLGTPGKVIRKVTDEEIKNLRLSAEHYVHNFKRFKEGLKKA; encoded by the coding sequence ATGATTTATCTATTAGGCGAAAGAAAGGTAGAAATTAGAGCAAAAGACTATTTTATTGCAGAAAATGCAACCGTAATTGGATCAGTAATAATAAATAATAACGTTAGCATTTGGTTCAATGCTGTTATCAGGGGCGACAATGAACCGATAGAAATCGGCGAAGATACAAATATTCAGGATGGAGTTGTTGTGCATACCGACGAGGGCATTCCAATGCGTATTGGTCATTCGGTTACAATCGGCCACCTGGCAATGCTACACGGATGCGATATCGGAGATAATACCTTGGTCGGAATAAATGCAGTCATTTTAAATAACGCGAGAATTGGCAAGAATTGTATTGTAGGTGCGAATAGCCTAATTCCAGAAGGAAAAGAGATTCCGGAAGGATCCCTTGTATTGGGAACCCCTGGAAAGGTGATAAGAAAAGTCACAGATGAGGAAATTAAGAATTTGAGACTATCCGCCGAGCACTATGTTCACAACTTCAAGAGGTTTAAAGAAGGTTTAAAAAAAGCTTGA
- the ispG gene encoding flavodoxin-dependent (E)-4-hydroxy-3-methylbut-2-enyl-diphosphate synthase encodes MRRETRQISVGNVKVGGGAPITVQSMTKTDTRDIRATIEEIRKLEDAGCDIVRLAVPDMEAAKALGHIRKQVGIPMVSDIHFDYNLALEAIDQGVDGMRINPGNIGSRARIKAVVDAVKERNIPIRIGVNSGSLEKDILKKYGSPTAEALAESALRHVQILEDMDFRDMKISVKSTDVMKMIESYRIIAERTDYPLHLGVTEAGTIKMGTIKSSVGIGTLLAEGIGDTIRVSLTGDPVEEVSVGIAILRSLGWRKNGIEIVSCPGCGRLEIDLMKLVREAELRIRNIDLPRPVKVAILGCVVNGPGEASEADIGVAGGRGKGMLYKDGRLIRSCKENQLVDELVKELEQFASID; translated from the coding sequence ATGCGAAGAGAGACCAGACAAATCTCGGTAGGAAATGTGAAAGTTGGAGGTGGAGCTCCTATAACCGTTCAGTCTATGACTAAGACTGATACAAGGGATATTCGGGCAACTATAGAAGAAATAAGAAAACTCGAAGATGCCGGTTGTGATATCGTAAGGCTTGCAGTACCGGATATGGAGGCAGCGAAAGCCCTTGGCCACATAAGAAAGCAAGTAGGTATTCCAATGGTCTCGGACATACATTTTGATTACAATCTTGCGCTTGAGGCAATTGACCAGGGTGTGGATGGTATGAGGATAAATCCTGGTAACATTGGCTCGAGGGCCAGGATTAAAGCTGTGGTTGATGCGGTTAAAGAGAGAAATATACCTATAAGGATAGGGGTTAATTCCGGTTCGCTCGAGAAAGATATATTGAAGAAATATGGTAGTCCGACGGCGGAAGCATTGGCTGAGAGTGCACTCAGACACGTGCAGATACTGGAGGATATGGACTTCAGGGATATGAAGATCTCGGTAAAATCCACTGACGTTATGAAAATGATTGAGTCGTACAGAATTATTGCTGAAAGGACAGATTATCCCCTTCACCTTGGGGTCACAGAGGCAGGAACTATTAAGATGGGTACTATCAAATCCTCAGTCGGCATCGGGACACTTCTCGCAGAGGGAATTGGTGATACGATCAGGGTTTCTCTTACTGGTGATCCTGTTGAGGAGGTTTCTGTGGGTATAGCGATACTCAGATCTTTGGGTTGGAGGAAAAACGGTATAGAGATTGTTTCATGTCCCGGTTGCGGGAGGCTTGAAATCGATTTAATGAAACTTGTCAGGGAAGCGGAATTGAGAATCAGGAATATTGATCTCCCAAGGCCTGTCAAGGTTGCGATCCTGGGATGTGTTGTAAATGGACCGGGAGAGGCATCAGAGGCGGATATAGGAGTTGCCGGAGGAAGAGGGAAGGGCATGCTATATAAGGATGGTAGGCTAATACGGTCATGTAAAGAAAACCAGCTTGTTGATGAACTGGTTAAAGAGTTAGAACAATTTGCTTCGATTGATTAG
- a CDS encoding iron-sulfur cluster assembly protein: MKKIINITKDEKPNESEAKQVTFTKIEKTKETDEPLTEERVFEALRSVYDPELPVNIVDLGLIYDVGISGRNVNIKMSLTTPGCGMGATIAKQAEMAIKPIGAKNVFVDIVWDPPWNPDMMSDEAKQRLGIE, encoded by the coding sequence ATGAAAAAGATCATAAATATAACTAAGGATGAAAAGCCAAATGAATCAGAGGCGAAGCAAGTAACTTTCACCAAAATTGAGAAGACGAAGGAGACCGACGAGCCACTGACCGAAGAAAGGGTATTCGAGGCACTGAGATCGGTCTATGACCCGGAACTCCCCGTAAACATTGTTGATTTGGGACTTATCTACGATGTTGGTATATCGGGACGAAATGTAAATATAAAGATGAGCCTTACTACACCGGGATGCGGTATGGGTGCGACAATTGCCAAGCAGGCTGAGATGGCAATAAAGCCAATAGGAGCCAAAAACGTTTTTGTAGATATAGTTTGGGATCCGCCTTGGAATCCAGATATGATGAGTGATGAAGCGAAACAGAGATTGGGCATAGAATGA
- a CDS encoding Mrp/NBP35 family ATP-binding protein — MELSPDGIRNILKNVKYPGFTRDIVSFGLVKEIEIKGSKVNVDILLPKQDDKLESQIKESVRKTLLESPDVSEVSINIETREKQGSPGQPQTKRPEKSKLPDIKYYIAVASGKGGVGKSTVAVNLAICIAKLRNNVGLMDADIWGPSTPIMMGINEKPISTPDQKIIPLDKYGLKLMSIGFLIDQDETVIWRGPMVHGAVKQFIEDVDWRGTDYLVVDLPPGTGDAQLSLVQTVPLSGGVIVTTPQEVALIDVRRGVQMFRKLNVPVLGIVENMSYLEVPETNMTIDIFGRGGGKRMAEEFNVPFLGEIPIDPEIRKGGDEGKPITISHPESPASLAFLEISERILQQIEKIN, encoded by the coding sequence ATGGAATTGAGCCCAGACGGGATAAGAAACATCCTCAAAAATGTAAAGTACCCAGGATTTACCAGAGATATAGTTTCATTTGGCCTAGTAAAAGAGATAGAGATAAAAGGCTCGAAGGTAAATGTTGACATCCTCCTTCCTAAACAGGATGATAAACTAGAATCCCAGATCAAGGAATCAGTAAGAAAAACACTTTTAGAATCACCTGATGTTTCCGAAGTGAGTATCAACATAGAAACGAGAGAAAAACAGGGTTCCCCTGGACAGCCACAGACTAAGAGACCCGAAAAGTCCAAGCTTCCAGACATTAAATATTACATAGCGGTAGCTAGTGGCAAAGGAGGTGTAGGTAAGTCTACGGTAGCGGTGAATCTTGCCATTTGTATAGCTAAGTTGAGAAATAATGTCGGGCTCATGGACGCTGACATCTGGGGGCCTAGTACTCCGATTATGATGGGTATAAATGAAAAGCCAATATCTACCCCTGACCAGAAGATCATCCCGCTCGACAAGTATGGATTAAAACTCATGTCAATTGGGTTTCTGATAGACCAGGACGAGACAGTCATCTGGAGAGGTCCTATGGTGCATGGTGCAGTGAAGCAATTCATTGAAGATGTCGATTGGAGGGGAACAGATTACCTCGTGGTCGATTTGCCGCCAGGCACGGGAGATGCACAATTATCCCTCGTCCAGACCGTGCCCCTAAGTGGCGGTGTAATCGTGACAACACCCCAGGAGGTTGCGCTCATTGATGTGAGGCGCGGAGTCCAGATGTTCAGAAAGCTAAACGTGCCAGTCTTGGGCATTGTTGAAAACATGAGCTATCTCGAAGTTCCCGAAACTAATATGACAATTGATATCTTTGGCAGGGGCGGGGGAAAGCGAATGGCTGAAGAATTCAATGTGCCCTTTCTAGGGGAAATACCAATTGATCCTGAGATACGAAAAGGCGGTGATGAGGGAAAACCAATCACTATTTCACATCCAGAAAGTCCAGCTTCACTAGCCTTTTTAGAGATATCCGAAAGGATCTTACAACAGATTGAAAAAATAAATTAA
- a CDS encoding Hsp20/alpha crystallin family protein, with protein MVRLRVWDPWRDFGSLQEKINKMFEDTMRSAAPGDEELVTGAWSPAVDIHETDDTYVVSADLPGLNKDDIQINVENSTLTIKGEKKFEEKVPRDKYIRVERTYGTFVRNFSLPQNVDSTKIKATFRDGILNLTLPKKEESKPKKIAVEVN; from the coding sequence ATGGTTAGATTAAGGGTATGGGATCCATGGAGAGATTTTGGATCACTCCAAGAAAAAATAAACAAAATGTTTGAAGATACAATGAGATCAGCTGCTCCAGGTGATGAAGAATTGGTAACAGGTGCATGGTCTCCTGCAGTTGATATCCACGAGACTGACGACACCTATGTAGTGAGCGCCGATCTCCCTGGTCTTAATAAAGACGATATCCAGATCAATGTAGAAAACAGCACCCTTACTATCAAGGGCGAGAAGAAGTTCGAAGAGAAGGTACCGAGAGATAAGTACATCAGGGTTGAGCGTACCTATGGTACATTTGTCAGGAACTTTAGTCTTCCCCAAAATGTCGATTCTACAAAGATAAAGGCAACATTTAGAGATGGGATTCTAAATCTAACTCTTCCAAAAAAAGAAGAGTCAAAGCCCAAAAAAATAGCAGTTGAGGTTAACTAG